The DNA segment ACTTCGTTCGGCGGTACCTACCGCCATACACGCGCGCATCGATCCAACGCCTCAGGATCGCGCTGTGCTCACCGCTGGCCTCGGGCTCCACGCAATTGTGGAAACACACCGCTCTGCGTGCAGCAAACTACGACAGATCTATCCTGCCGGCGTCGGCAACTAGATTCCAGCTGCGCCTAGCTGCGTCTTCTGCATCACAGGGGTGGTGTTGACGTGTTACCAGCGAATCAGTGACAGCACACGCTTACACAAAACGGGTCTGTACCTCAATTAAAGATGTCGCAGTCCCCAGAGAGAAACGAGGACGAAGGTCCGGCCACGCAGACGCCCGAGAACAATGAGactgctcagcagcagcctgacCAACCCGAAGGAGAAATGAATACTCGACCAGAAGAACTGGGCTATGATTTCGAAGTCAAGGAGCAGGACCGATGGCTCCCCATTGCGAATGGTAAGTCTTGCCTCGATGATGTTGCCTGTACTCCCCCAAACTCCTGTAGCACCTTGCGTCCCACGATGCACCGTGCTACCCTAGTCGCGTCGTGATTTGTGCTCTGGCCCTCTTTTGACAGCCTGCACGTCGACGAATGCTCGCTCTCAGGCGTGTGTCGTCCACATATAACGCTGCAGCGCGCGTCTGGTCTGCACGTTCGTCGAATCAGAGGCTTCTTGACCAGCCCAGCGATCTGCAGCCTACGTCTCGTTTGCCGCCGACTGGACGACCAGACGACACGAGACAGCACCATGTCAACATCGCCGCACGCGTCGTCCTCCTCTCCACAGGCGTCACACCGCGCAAAACACCCGAATCGCAAGAATTTTGATCAAGATGCTAACATACATAACTTTGCACCAGTTGCCAGGATCATGAAGTATGCACTTCCGGAGAATGCCAAAATCGCGAAGGAAGCAAAGGAATGTATGCAAGAGTGTGTCAGCGAGTTCATCTCTTTCATCACCAGTGAAGGTACGTTGATCCAATCACTATCGACTGTTGCTCCCTCG comes from the Cercospora beticola chromosome 4, complete sequence genome and includes:
- the NFYB1 gene encoding Nuclear transcription factor Y subunit B-1, yielding MSQSPERNEDEGPATQTPENNETAQQQPDQPEGEMNTRPEELGYDFEVKEQDRWLPIANVARIMKYALPENAKIAKEAKECMQECVSEFISFITSEASEKCQQEKRKTVNGEDILFAMTSLGFENYGEALKIYLARYRENLVAKGGDKAPNASGGAVHDSSAPYDTNNGLGSGLEGGDSSTDFAYGAAAQY